A DNA window from Helianthus annuus cultivar XRQ/B chromosome 15, HanXRQr2.0-SUNRISE, whole genome shotgun sequence contains the following coding sequences:
- the LOC110911815 gene encoding transcription termination factor MTEF1, chloroplastic, which produces MAAAAATMTAFHSYSPQQQQQHQPPQSQQPTDPPQLSKKPKTILHKNPLYTPLPSKLSHQFKEKILCLELMGIDSGKALSSNPLIHSTPLTSIHTIITFLQSKGIYQKDLPRIIGMCPNILTSNITTDLIPVFNFLSKDLNIPDQDFRKVINKCPRLLVSSVKDQLKPALFYLKRLGFHDMGQLAYQDCVLLVSNVEKTLIPKLDYLISLGFSKPEAVEMVLRCPGLFTFSVDKNFKPKFEYFEREMKRDLNELKSFPQFFAFSLEKRIKARHLQALECGVEVSLPVLLKSTDEEFAELLRECD; this is translated from the coding sequence ATGGCAGCTGCAGCAGCAACAATGACAGCATTTCACTCATACTctcctcaacaacaacaacaacaccaacCACCACAATCACAACAACCAACAGACCCCCCTCAACTTTCCAAAAAACCCAAAACCATCCTCCACAAAAACCCTCTTTACACTCCACTCCCCTCAAAACTCTCCCACCAATTCAAAGAAAAAATATTATGCCTTGAACTCATGGGCATTGATTCAGGCAAAGCCTTATCATCAAACCCCCTAATCCACTCAACCCCCCTCACTTCAATCCACACCATCATCACCTTCCTTCAATCCAAAGGAATTTACCAAAAAGACCTTCCAAGAATCATTGGCATGTGCCCCAACATCCTCACATCCAACATCACAACTGATCTTATTCCAGTTTTCAACTTTTTATCAAAAGACCTCAACATCCCAGATCAAGATTTCAGAAAAGTGATCAATAAGTGTCCAAGACTGCTTGTTTCTAGTGTTAAAGATCAACTAAAGCCTGCTCTTTTTTACTTAAAAAGATTGGGATTTCATGATATGGGTCAATTAGCTTATCAAGATTGTGTCTTGTTGGTGTCAAATGTGGAAAAAACATTGATTCCTAAGTTGGATTATTTGATTAGTTTAGGATTTTCGAAACCGGAGGCGGTTGAGATGGTTTTGAGGTGTCCTGGGCTGTTTACTTTTAGTGTTGATAAGAATTTTAAGCCTAAGTTTGAGTATTTTGAGAGGGAGATGAAGAGGGATTTGAATGAGTTGAAGAGTTTTCCTCAGTTTTTTGCATTTAGTTTGGAGAAGAGGATAAAGGCCAGGCATTTGCAGGCTTTGGAATGTGGGGTTGAGGTTTCTTTGCCAGTTTTGCTTAAATCTAC